From a region of the Neobacillus niacini genome:
- a CDS encoding HPP family protein yields the protein MFVKNMMIPNHACVTVQEDTTLGAALEQLERNQIDGVPVLQGEKYLGVVTRYNIYESYFLSGRQKDEYLSSVTVKEIATHQEKFLLGEEVFEKTLLDLKDFPLLAVVDINRKFLGVVTRSDVLSTFQSAFGVNRPGVRIAFASVETEGRIARLSEIAHHFHEHIISLVTFDETDKLVRRIVMKVEKKDNIDRFTKKLEEQGFRILSIQED from the coding sequence GTGTTTGTAAAAAATATGATGATTCCAAATCATGCTTGTGTGACAGTACAGGAAGATACGACATTGGGTGCTGCATTAGAACAATTAGAGAGGAATCAGATTGATGGTGTACCAGTCTTACAAGGAGAAAAGTATTTAGGAGTAGTTACACGATACAATATCTATGAAAGCTACTTTTTATCTGGAAGGCAGAAGGATGAATATTTAAGCAGTGTCACTGTAAAAGAAATCGCTACGCACCAAGAAAAGTTCTTATTGGGCGAAGAAGTTTTTGAAAAGACACTCCTTGATTTAAAAGACTTTCCCTTATTGGCTGTAGTTGATATAAATCGTAAATTTCTAGGGGTTGTGACACGGTCAGATGTACTTTCCACTTTTCAGAGCGCTTTCGGTGTAAATCGTCCTGGGGTAAGGATTGCCTTTGCATCGGTAGAAACAGAAGGTCGAATCGCCCGTCTTTCTGAAATTGCCCATCACTTCCATGAACATATTATTTCACTTGTAACGTTTGATGAGACAGATAAATTAGTCCGAAGAATTGTTATGAAAGTTGAAAAGAAAGATAATATTGATCGGTTTACAAAGAAGCTAGAAGAGCAAGGTTTCCGGATATTAAGTATTCAGGAAGATTAG
- a CDS encoding metallophosphoesterase translates to MIIILGLLIILGIALILYMVKEAFLNHVVTHVMTFEDFPESFGAVSIFFISDIHKRLISDEIINAVKGKSDIVIIGGDLTEKKVPFERVKQNLEKLKQVGPVYFVWGNNDYETDFRKLDAILLDSGIKVLDNTAAIFESKNGEKLSLLGVDEVGQGRDRLDLALLDAEDKSFKILASHYPDIIDKILPEHNIRLVLSGHTHGGQIHILGYSPFKKGKVEKLDNTTLLISNGYGTTGVPLRLGAPAQCHLITIKKG, encoded by the coding sequence ATGATTATTATACTTGGATTACTTATAATTCTGGGAATAGCTCTAATCTTATATATGGTAAAAGAAGCGTTCCTAAATCATGTAGTAACGCATGTAATGACCTTTGAAGATTTTCCAGAGTCGTTTGGTGCGGTATCAATATTTTTTATCTCTGATATACATAAGCGCCTTATTTCGGATGAAATTATCAATGCAGTTAAAGGGAAATCTGATATTGTAATAATTGGCGGGGATTTAACGGAGAAAAAGGTTCCTTTCGAAAGGGTTAAGCAAAACCTTGAGAAATTAAAACAGGTAGGTCCAGTATATTTTGTTTGGGGTAATAATGATTATGAAACCGACTTTCGTAAATTGGACGCCATTCTGTTGGATTCTGGAATAAAAGTTTTGGATAATACTGCAGCTATTTTTGAATCTAAAAATGGTGAAAAATTATCTTTACTTGGTGTTGATGAAGTAGGTCAAGGGCGAGACAGATTAGATTTAGCGTTGTTAGACGCGGAGGATAAAAGCTTTAAAATATTGGCTAGTCACTACCCGGACATCATAGATAAAATATTACCTGAACATAATATACGTCTCGTATTGAGCGGGCATACTCATGGAGGACAAATACATATTTTGGGGTACAGCCCATTTAAAAAAGGAAAAGTAGAAAAATTAGATAATACAACATTATTAATTAGTAATGGCTACGGCACAACAGGGGTTCCGTTAAGGCTAGGGGCTCCTGCACAATGTCATTTAATTACCATTAAAAAAGGTTAG
- a CDS encoding MerR family transcriptional regulator: MADQEGKYNIKAAALILGIQPGTLRAWERRYQMIAPVRNEAGHRLYTEEHIKILKWLIKKVNQGFTISQAISLLGHNQSQMDSEALNLKQDNPLIGMTDSLYEALIHFEHERINEIINKMFSIFTMEKVIIDIFSQILKKIEDNFRDGNILPAQKYFSSSLIKDRISLILHSCPINVQQNKAVCINWSDERDNTELLMFTFYLRKRGIQVINIGKVSSEDENDQIMDMIHPDLVIICCEIQDELKEVLLLVDHLSVNYKDLIVGVGGKSISAMKPFDKSQYSSNILGQTINEWEMWLLERMVN, translated from the coding sequence ATGGCGGACCAAGAGGGTAAATATAATATTAAAGCGGCTGCGTTAATACTGGGGATTCAGCCAGGAACGTTAAGAGCATGGGAAAGACGATATCAAATGATTGCTCCTGTTAGAAATGAAGCAGGACATCGATTATATACAGAAGAGCATATCAAAATATTAAAGTGGTTAATAAAGAAGGTTAATCAGGGATTTACCATTAGCCAGGCTATCTCCTTACTGGGGCACAATCAATCGCAGATGGATTCAGAAGCCTTAAACCTAAAGCAGGATAATCCACTAATCGGTATGACAGACTCACTGTATGAAGCCTTAATTCACTTTGAGCATGAGAGGATAAATGAAATTATTAATAAAATGTTTAGTATCTTCACAATGGAAAAAGTAATCATTGATATCTTTAGTCAGATTCTAAAGAAAATAGAGGATAATTTCAGGGACGGGAATATATTACCTGCACAGAAGTATTTTTCCTCATCGCTCATTAAAGACAGGATCTCGTTAATTCTTCACAGTTGTCCTATTAATGTACAGCAGAACAAAGCGGTTTGTATCAATTGGTCGGATGAAAGGGATAATACGGAACTGTTAATGTTTACTTTTTATTTAAGAAAACGGGGTATTCAAGTAATAAATATAGGTAAAGTTAGTTCAGAAGATGAGAATGATCAAATAATGGATATGATTCATCCTGATTTAGTTATCATCTGTTGTGAAATCCAGGACGAGTTAAAAGAAGTACTTTTGCTAGTTGATCACTTATCGGTGAATTATAAGGACCTTATCGTTGGAGTTGGGGGTAAGTCAATATCTGCGATGAAGCCATTTGATAAAAGTCAATATTCATCCAATATTCTTGGACAAACCATTAATGAGTGGGAAATGTGGCTATTGGAGAGGATGGTAAACTAG
- a CDS encoding genetic competence negative regulator: protein MRLERLTVNKIKIFLTSDDLMERGLSKDDIWKDSIKWHQLFHDMLEEASEEFDVEIQGSVAVEIFSLQAQGMIMIITVDDNIEDEEILLDGFVEMQVRVEGCENLLYQFESIEDVISLSHRLFVLNVNGGSLYSYNNRYYLNMNIIDTAIVEKIAAFLSEYGNPSILSTHVLEEYGNQIIEDKAVETIRKYFK from the coding sequence ATGCGCTTAGAACGCTTAACAGTCAATAAGATAAAAATTTTTTTAACCTCTGATGATTTAATGGAAAGGGGACTTTCCAAAGATGATATATGGAAGGATTCTATAAAATGGCATCAACTTTTCCACGACATGCTGGAGGAGGCAAGTGAAGAATTTGATGTTGAGATACAGGGTTCTGTTGCAGTTGAAATTTTCTCCTTGCAAGCTCAAGGAATGATTATGATCATAACGGTTGACGATAATATTGAAGATGAAGAAATATTATTAGATGGCTTTGTGGAGATGCAAGTAAGAGTTGAAGGCTGTGAAAACCTGCTGTATCAATTCGAAAGTATAGAAGATGTTATTTCACTCTCTCACAGATTGTTTGTCTTAAACGTAAATGGAGGCAGTTTATATTCTTATAACAATCGATATTACTTAAATATGAATATCATTGATACTGCTATAGTAGAAAAAATTGCAGCATTTTTATCTGAGTACGGTAATCCATCTATTCTTAGTACACATGTACTTGAAGAATATGGAAATCAAATTATTGAAGATAAAGCGGTGGAAACCATTCGAAAATATTTTAAATAA
- a CDS encoding Glu/Leu/Phe/Val family dehydrogenase translates to MVAENSNEKTNQEEENNVLTSTQTVIHKALEKLGYPEEVYELLKEPLRMMTVKIPIRMDDGSIKIFTGYRAQHNDAVGPTKGGIRFHPNVSETEVKALSIWMSLKCGIVDLPYGGGKGGIICDPRDMSFRELERLSRGYVRAISQIVGPTKDIPAPDVFTNSQIMAWMMDEYSRIDEFNSPGFITGKPLVLGGSHGRESATAKGVTICIREAAKRKGIEIEGARVVIQGFGNAGSYLSKFMHDAGAKVVGISDAYGALYDPDGLDIDYLLDRRDSFGTVTKLFNNTISNKELLELECDILVPAAIENQITADNAHNIRAGIVVEAANGPTTLEATEILTERGVLLVPDVLASAGGVTVSYFEWVQNNQGYYWSEEEVEEKLEKVMVKSFNNIYETAQTRRVDMRLAAYMVGVRKMAEASRFRGWI, encoded by the coding sequence ATGGTAGCCGAAAATAGTAATGAAAAAACTAATCAAGAGGAAGAAAATAATGTATTAACTTCAACACAGACTGTTATACATAAAGCTCTTGAAAAGTTAGGTTATCCTGAAGAAGTGTATGAGCTCTTAAAAGAGCCGTTACGTATGATGACAGTTAAAATTCCAATAAGAATGGATGACGGTTCAATAAAAATATTTACGGGCTACCGTGCGCAGCACAATGACGCTGTCGGTCCAACAAAGGGTGGGATTAGGTTTCATCCCAATGTATCCGAAACTGAAGTCAAGGCCCTGTCCATTTGGATGAGCTTAAAATGTGGAATTGTTGACCTTCCATATGGCGGAGGAAAAGGCGGAATTATTTGTGACCCGCGTGATATGTCATTTAGAGAACTTGAAAGATTAAGTCGTGGGTATGTACGAGCGATTAGTCAAATCGTTGGTCCTACTAAAGATATTCCTGCACCGGATGTGTTTACAAATTCCCAAATTATGGCTTGGATGATGGACGAGTATAGTCGTATAGATGAATTTAACTCTCCGGGTTTCATTACTGGTAAGCCGCTGGTTCTAGGAGGATCTCACGGTCGTGAATCTGCTACTGCTAAGGGCGTGACCATTTGTATTCGTGAGGCAGCTAAAAGAAAAGGTATCGAAATTGAGGGTGCAAGGGTTGTTATTCAAGGCTTTGGTAATGCAGGAAGCTATTTATCAAAATTCATGCATGATGCAGGCGCAAAGGTTGTAGGTATTTCCGATGCATATGGTGCCTTATATGATCCGGATGGACTCGATATTGACTATCTTCTAGATCGTCGTGATAGTTTTGGTACCGTTACAAAATTATTTAATAACACAATCTCGAATAAGGAACTACTCGAACTCGAGTGCGATATTCTCGTACCTGCTGCCATAGAAAATCAGATTACAGCAGATAATGCACATAATATTCGTGCGGGAATCGTTGTCGAAGCTGCTAATGGACCAACAACATTAGAGGCAACAGAAATATTAACAGAGCGTGGTGTTTTATTAGTTCCGGATGTACTTGCTTCTGCTGGCGGCGTTACGGTATCCTACTTCGAATGGGTTCAGAATAACCAAGGTTATTACTGGTCTGAAGAAGAAGTAGAAGAAAAACTCGAAAAAGTAATGGTCAAATCATTTAACAATATTTATGAAACAGCACAAACTCGACGTGTAGATATGCGTCTGGCTGCATACATGGTCGGTGTACGTAAAATGGCCGAAGCGAGCCGATTTAGAGGTTGGATTTAA
- a CDS encoding YpdA family putative bacillithiol disulfide reductase translates to MQLEDIIIVGGGPCGLAAAIAFKEIGLNPLIIEKGNIVNAIYHYPTHQTFFSTSEKLEIGDVPFITESYKPKRNQALVYYRDVVKRKQLRINSFEQVLKVLKEEEVFHIITDKQTYHAPYVVIATGYYDHPNYMNVTGEDLPKVSHYFKEAHPYFDKDVCVIGGKNSSVDAALELVKAGARVTVLYRGKEYSPSIKPWILPEFEALVRNGIIKMEFDAHVNEITEDQVRYNKDGEEKTIYNDFVFAMTGYRPDHKFLKGMGIKIDEETGRPLFNPDSMETNIEGVYIAGVIAAGNNANEIFIENGRFHGGLIARSIKEKQVMG, encoded by the coding sequence TTGCAATTAGAAGATATTATTATTGTCGGTGGTGGACCATGCGGCTTAGCAGCAGCCATAGCCTTTAAAGAAATTGGGCTAAACCCACTTATTATTGAAAAAGGGAATATTGTAAATGCTATCTACCATTATCCAACCCATCAAACATTTTTTAGTACCAGCGAAAAGCTAGAAATCGGTGATGTACCATTTATTACTGAAAGTTATAAGCCAAAAAGAAATCAAGCCCTTGTTTACTATCGGGATGTAGTAAAGAGGAAACAACTGCGCATCAACTCGTTTGAACAAGTACTAAAAGTTTTAAAAGAAGAAGAAGTTTTTCATATTATTACAGACAAACAAACCTATCATGCCCCATATGTTGTAATTGCTACAGGATACTATGACCATCCAAATTACATGAATGTCACTGGGGAAGATTTGCCGAAGGTGTCTCATTATTTTAAAGAAGCGCATCCTTATTTTGATAAAGATGTATGTGTTATAGGCGGAAAAAACTCTAGTGTGGATGCGGCTCTTGAACTGGTAAAAGCGGGTGCGAGAGTAACCGTTTTATACCGTGGTAAAGAATATTCACCGAGCATAAAGCCGTGGATTCTCCCAGAATTTGAGGCATTGGTACGAAATGGAATCATTAAAATGGAATTTGATGCTCATGTGAATGAAATAACGGAAGACCAGGTACGGTATAATAAGGATGGAGAAGAAAAGACCATATACAATGATTTTGTTTTTGCAATGACAGGATATCGTCCAGACCACAAGTTTTTAAAAGGAATGGGGATAAAAATTGACGAAGAAACAGGAAGACCGTTGTTTAATCCTGATTCTATGGAGACAAACATTGAAGGAGTTTATATTGCAGGAGTCATTGCAGCTGGGAATAATGCGAATGAAATATTTATTGAAAATGGCAGGTTCCACGGGGGTCTCATTGCTCGATCTATTAAAGAAAAACAAGTTATGGGGTGA
- a CDS encoding asparaginase has product MKKVVLLTTGGTIASKPNKDSGKLASGELTGEELAAMCNLPTDIEVIVESVFQKASIHITFEDLVALKNKIEKYFEDEGVSGVVVTHGTDTMEETAYFLDLTIRDPRPVVITGSQRSPEDLGSDVFINLRHAIYSACSTDLLNAGAVVVFNERIFAARYVKKEHASNIQGFNVFGFGYLGIIDNDAVHIFQKPIKREYFSIQSPIPQVDIVKCYIGADGKFIKAARESGVKGIILEGVGRGQVAPQMMEEIEKSLSEGIVLVITTSAEEGSVYTTYDYKGSAYDLYNKGVILGSDNDSKKARIKLAVALASGLKKINF; this is encoded by the coding sequence ATGAAAAAGGTAGTTTTGTTAACAACAGGAGGTACCATTGCAAGTAAACCCAATAAGGATTCTGGAAAATTAGCTTCGGGCGAATTAACCGGTGAAGAACTTGCCGCAATGTGTAATCTTCCTACCGACATTGAAGTCATTGTGGAATCAGTATTTCAAAAGGCCAGCATTCATATTACTTTTGAAGATTTAGTCGCATTAAAAAATAAAATTGAAAAGTATTTTGAGGATGAAGGGGTTTCGGGAGTTGTTGTTACTCACGGTACAGATACCATGGAGGAAACCGCCTATTTTCTTGATTTAACTATCAGGGACCCGAGACCGGTTGTAATCACTGGCTCGCAACGCTCTCCAGAGGATTTAGGTAGTGATGTCTTCATTAATCTGAGGCACGCTATTTATTCAGCCTGTTCAACGGATTTATTGAATGCAGGTGCAGTTGTCGTGTTCAATGAACGAATATTTGCTGCCCGATATGTAAAAAAAGAACACGCGTCTAATATCCAAGGTTTTAACGTTTTTGGATTTGGTTATCTTGGAATTATCGATAATGATGCAGTACATATCTTTCAAAAGCCAATAAAAAGAGAATATTTTTCTATTCAATCACCTATTCCTCAGGTAGATATCGTAAAATGTTATATCGGTGCTGATGGTAAATTTATTAAGGCTGCGAGAGAATCAGGGGTAAAAGGAATCATTCTTGAAGGTGTTGGACGTGGTCAAGTAGCACCACAAATGATGGAGGAAATAGAAAAATCACTTTCAGAGGGAATCGTCTTAGTAATCACAACAAGTGCTGAAGAAGGTTCGGTGTATACGACTTATGACTATAAAGGCAGTGCCTATGACCTTTACAATAAGGGTGTAATCCTTGGCAGTGATAATGATTCTAAAAAAGCTAGAATAAAATTAGCAGTAGCACTAGCCAGCGGACTAAAGAAAATAAATTTTTAA
- the prsW gene encoding glutamic-type intramembrane protease PrsW, translating to MLGILSAGIAPGLALLSYFYLKDEYESEPISVVLRTFMFGALLVFPIMFIQHVLHTENIIKSGFIEAFLSSSLLEEFFKWFVLFYAIYQHVELDEPFDGIVYGVAVSLGFATVENIFYLIANGIEHAMTRALLPVSSHALFGVIMGFYIGKAKFTEGKKAKWVIISLFLPFILHGLYDYILISQENWLYIILPFMIFLWWFGLRKVKIARILTTNHKKKQYSTQNSFHS from the coding sequence ATGCTGGGAATATTATCAGCCGGTATTGCCCCCGGACTGGCCTTATTAAGTTATTTTTATTTAAAAGATGAATATGAGTCAGAGCCTATATCAGTAGTTTTAAGAACATTTATGTTTGGTGCTCTGCTAGTGTTTCCCATAATGTTTATTCAGCATGTACTTCATACAGAGAATATAATTAAATCTGGATTCATTGAAGCATTCCTTTCCTCGAGCCTTCTGGAAGAATTTTTCAAATGGTTTGTCCTTTTCTATGCAATTTACCAGCACGTTGAGTTAGATGAGCCATTCGATGGTATTGTATATGGGGTGGCAGTATCACTTGGTTTTGCGACAGTAGAAAATATTTTTTATTTGATTGCCAATGGAATCGAACATGCCATGACGCGGGCACTTCTCCCTGTATCTAGCCATGCTCTATTCGGAGTCATTATGGGATTTTATATTGGTAAAGCAAAATTTACAGAAGGAAAAAAGGCAAAATGGGTAATAATCTCCTTATTCTTGCCATTCATTCTTCATGGATTATATGATTACATTTTAATTTCACAAGAAAACTGGCTATATATTATTTTGCCTTTTATGATCTTCCTTTGGTGGTTTGGTTTAAGGAAGGTTAAGATTGCAAGAATACTAACGACTAACCATAAGAAAAAACAATATTCAACTCAAAATTCCTTTCATTCTTAA
- the sleB gene encoding spore cortex-lytic enzyme gives MKKKIVKLIIPLLFFLCIMPFTFLESNRVFAFSNQVIQQGSVGDDVIELQSRLQYLGFYNKKIDGVFGWSTYWALRNFQYEFGLPIDGLAGTETKAKLVKASKYNKQFVKEQINKGNKFTHYGGVDQKKQSAPQPKAPAKTPAQTPAVKAPAKKASPKPAAPAPKAAPSKPTAANTPGGFSSNDIQLMANAVYGESRGEPYTGQVAVAAVILNRVNSVSFPNTVSGVIFEPGAFTAVADGQIWLTPNETAKKAVLDAINGIDPTGNALYYFNPATATSKWIWSRPQIKRIGKHIFCE, from the coding sequence ATGAAGAAGAAAATCGTGAAATTGATTATTCCACTCTTATTCTTCCTTTGTATAATGCCATTTACATTTCTAGAGAGCAACAGGGTATTTGCATTCTCTAATCAAGTTATCCAACAAGGTTCGGTTGGAGATGATGTTATCGAGCTTCAATCTAGACTTCAGTATTTGGGTTTTTACAATAAGAAAATTGATGGAGTGTTCGGCTGGAGCACCTACTGGGCATTAAGGAATTTCCAGTATGAGTTCGGATTACCAATCGATGGTTTAGCAGGTACAGAAACAAAGGCAAAATTGGTCAAGGCAAGTAAATATAACAAACAATTTGTAAAGGAACAAATCAATAAAGGCAATAAATTTACACATTACGGTGGAGTAGACCAAAAAAAGCAGAGTGCGCCACAGCCAAAAGCACCGGCTAAAACTCCTGCCCAAACACCTGCTGTTAAAGCACCAGCTAAAAAGGCTAGTCCAAAACCGGCTGCACCTGCTCCAAAAGCAGCACCATCTAAACCAACTGCAGCTAATACTCCAGGTGGATTCTCAAGTAATGATATACAACTAATGGCAAATGCTGTTTATGGAGAATCGAGGGGTGAACCATACACAGGTCAAGTAGCAGTAGCTGCCGTTATCCTTAATAGGGTAAATAGCGTATCTTTTCCTAACACTGTATCAGGAGTTATTTTCGAACCTGGTGCTTTTACTGCAGTTGCTGATGGGCAAATTTGGCTTACTCCGAATGAAACAGCAAAAAAAGCAGTTTTAGATGCAATTAATGGTATTGATCCTACTGGGAATGCCCTTTATTATTTTAATCCTGCAACAGCTACGAGCAAGTGGATTTGGTCACGACCACAAATAAAACGAATTGGGAAACATATTTTTTGTGAATAG
- the ypeB gene encoding germination protein YpeB, whose translation MIRGIIIGVLAVGVAGTAYWGYQEHREKNAILINAENNYQRAFHDLTYGMDLLHDKIGSTLAMNSRHSLSPSLVEVWRLTSEAHSDVGQLPLTLLPFNKTEEFLSKIGKFSYQTAVRDLDKEPLSEEEYETLKVLYKQSGDIQSELRKVQHMVLENNLRWMDVELALASGKEQTDNTIIDGFKTVEKTVSGYDESDFGPTFTNMQKKDDNFKNIKGKTINKKEAVSIAKKYMGFDGTAEVKVTENGKGSDYGFYSISVRNKDTGQEGNMDITKKAGYPIWFINHREVNQQKISLNDANLKAAAFLKENGYKNLELFESTQYDNTGVFNFVTTENNIRIYPEAIKVEVALDNGNIIGFSAEEYLKSLNDTREIEKPVLTSEQARAKVNPNFKVMEERQAVIVNDLNKEVLCYEFLGTIGDDTYRIFINAVDGVEEEVEKMKNAEEVYDEVI comes from the coding sequence ATGATAAGAGGAATAATTATTGGTGTTCTAGCAGTAGGTGTGGCGGGTACAGCCTATTGGGGATATCAAGAACATCGAGAGAAAAATGCGATTCTTATAAATGCTGAAAATAATTATCAACGGGCTTTTCATGATCTTACCTATGGAATGGATTTACTTCACGATAAAATTGGATCGACTCTTGCAATGAATTCTAGGCATTCTTTATCCCCTTCACTCGTTGAAGTTTGGAGACTAACATCTGAAGCACATAGTGATGTAGGACAGCTGCCGCTGACATTGCTTCCATTTAATAAAACGGAAGAGTTTTTATCTAAAATTGGGAAGTTTAGTTATCAAACGGCAGTAAGAGATCTAGATAAAGAACCCTTGTCAGAGGAAGAGTATGAAACATTAAAGGTTTTATACAAGCAATCTGGTGACATTCAGAGTGAGTTGCGTAAAGTCCAGCATATGGTACTGGAAAATAACCTGCGCTGGATGGATGTCGAACTTGCATTGGCATCAGGAAAAGAACAAACCGACAATACGATTATCGATGGATTTAAAACAGTTGAAAAAACCGTATCAGGCTATGACGAAAGCGACTTTGGTCCGACTTTCACTAACATGCAAAAGAAAGATGATAATTTCAAGAATATTAAAGGGAAAACCATAAATAAAAAAGAAGCGGTAAGCATTGCAAAAAAATACATGGGATTTGATGGAACTGCTGAGGTTAAAGTAACAGAGAATGGTAAGGGATCAGATTACGGTTTTTATAGTATTTCGGTAAGAAATAAGGACACTGGTCAAGAAGGTAACATGGATATTACAAAGAAAGCTGGATATCCTATATGGTTTATAAATCACAGAGAAGTAAACCAGCAAAAGATTAGCCTAAATGATGCAAATCTAAAGGCTGCAGCGTTTCTAAAGGAAAATGGTTATAAAAATCTAGAGTTATTTGAGAGCACTCAATATGATAATACAGGTGTATTTAATTTTGTCACCACTGAAAATAATATTAGAATCTATCCTGAGGCAATCAAAGTAGAAGTAGCGCTCGACAATGGTAACATAATTGGTTTCTCAGCAGAAGAATATTTAAAATCATTAAATGATACTAGAGAAATTGAAAAACCAGTGCTAACCAGTGAACAAGCTCGAGCAAAGGTAAACCCTAACTTTAAAGTAATGGAAGAGAGACAAGCGGTTATTGTGAACGATCTAAACAAAGAAGTACTATGTTATGAATTCCTAGGAACTATAGGAGACGATACCTATAGAATCTTTATCAATGCAGTAGACGGTGTCGAAGAAGAAGTAGAAAAAATGAAAAATGCTGAAGAAGTCTACGACGAGGTTATCTAA
- a CDS encoding YpfB family protein: MKIVERILIKVIIIQFIFLFFAQLFLHQLDIFPQLEQLTKYEGVNENTFTEILQTFSD; encoded by the coding sequence ATGAAAATTGTAGAACGAATCTTAATAAAGGTAATTATTATCCAATTTATCTTTCTTTTTTTCGCTCAGCTATTCTTACATCAACTAGATATTTTTCCGCAATTAGAACAGTTAACAAAATACGAAGGTGTAAATGAAAATACATTTACCGAGATTCTACAAACGTTTAGTGATTAA